CGAGGAGCCTGACCGGCTGGCCGGAATTGTCGAGCCGGTCGTCGCAACCAAGCCGCTCAAACTCGGCGTAACGCTGGTTCACCTCAACGACGATTTCTGGAAAGGCATCGCCTACGGGATTGCCGACGAGGCAAAGCGAAGCAACGTCACAGTCGCCCAGATTTCGATCGCCGGCGCCTATGGGAATGTGACGCAACAATTCTCGCAGATCGAAACTTTGCAAAGCCTTGGTGTCGACTACATCGTACTCGGTGCTGCTGCTTATAAAGGCTATGATCCCCAGCTCAAGCGGCTGAAGGATGCGGGCATCGGCGTCATTGCTGCTGGCATTCCGGTCGATAGCAAGAACGTCGATTTCGGTGTCACGCAGGATGACGGAGCAATCGGTCTTGGGCTAGCCAAGGAGATCTGCGCGGCTGCCGGACCAGAAAAAGCCGGTGTCATCGCGCTGCCGGGACCCGCCGGCGCGGAATGGGCGCGCTTGCGGCTTGATGGGTTCGAGCAAGGACTGAAAGCGTGCCCGGATGTAACCTTGGTCAAGGGTGCTGTTACTGGCGGGCTTGAGCTGGAACAGGGCCTCACCCAGGCATCGGATATGCTTCAGAAAAATCCGGACACGAAGTTTATTTTCACGCCCGTGATACCGCTGGGACTGGGTGCGGCTCAGGCGGCTCGGCAGAGCGGCATTCAAGCCCAAGTGGTTTCTGCCACGATTGTCCGGGAGGCCCTCCCGTTGATCAAGAACGATCGCTTGTCGGCGCTCACGTCGGAGCCCGGCATCCTAATGGGCCGTCTGATCGTACAGTTCGCAATCCGAGATCACGAGAAGCTCTCGAAAGGTGACGAGTTCAAGACGCAGGGCGTGGCCTATCCAACAATCTTCACCAATAACGCCGTGATCACAAAAAAGAATGTCGATTCCTACGGTTACGATGTCTACGACCTTCCGCCAAAGGATTGGTCATTGAACATCAAGCAGTGAAGGTGCCTGATGACACCACTCCTGCGACTAGTTGACGTTAGCAAGTCCTTCGGAGCGACAAGGGCGCTCCGGGGGGTCTCCATTGATATTTTCCCCGGTGAGATCCATTGCATCATCGGGGAAAACGGGGCGGGCAAGTCCACGTTGGGCAGAATCTGTGGGGGCTTCGTCCGGCCAGATACCGGCAGCTTCTGGTATGGCGGCAAGGAAGTTCCGTTTTTCAGCCCTGAGGAAGCGCGAGCAGCCGGCTTGGCAATGGTGTTCCAGGAGCTTTCCCTGGCGCCGGATCTGAGCATTCAAGACAACCTGTTTCTGGGCGCTGACCCGACACGCAACCCTCTTCGCGTCCTCAGACGTTCGCGAGAACGATCGGAATGCCAGAGCGTTCTGGAAGCGGTGGGGCTGGGCAGGATTGAGATCAAGCGGCCAGTTGGCCAACTCCCTCCTGGTCAGCAGCAGCTCGTTGAAGTCAGCAAGGCCCTGGCGCGAAACCCGAGAATTCTCGTGCTCGATGAACCCTCGGCCATGCTTAGTCTGGCCGAGCGCAAACACCTGCACGGGATTATGGGCGAGCTTAGGGCCAACGGCACTGCGATCGTGTTCGTTACCCACCATGTCGCTGAAGTCGCCGAGCTCGCCGATCGCGTCACCGTGCTTCGCAATGGCGCTCTCGTTGAGAGCATTGCCGGACGCCAGACCGTCGATCAGATCGTTGAGCGTCTCGGCGGGGGAGGTATTCCTGCGCCGCATCGGCCACAGCGCCACGTCGTTCAAAATCCCGAAAGTGGCACGGCCGATTTTCTCTCGATCGTGGTACCGCGTCTGGACGGTAGCACCGAAGCAATCCGCGTGGCGCCTGGCGAAGTCGTCGGGCTTTATGGCGTCATTGGCTGTGGTAGCGAGCGGATCGCATCAATCGTATCGGGCCAGGCATCGGACGCCGCATCCGTGGCGATGAAGGTCGAGGGGCAAAGCATCGCCGTCAATACGCCTGTTCGGGCTCGTAGGCTCGGAATAGGGCATCTTCCGAACGGCCGCGCCGCGAACGGGATCCTCCCGAGGAGAAGTATAAGCGAAAACCTCTATCTGCGTCCCCGCAGCCGCAAGCAACGGGCATCGCTCGCTCCGACGGGTGGAGATACTGACAAGGAACTGTCCGAAATCGGTGTTCGATACGGAAATGCGAAAGATCCGATCACGAGCTTGAGCGGCGGCAATCAGCAGAAGGTCCTTATAGGTCGGCTGCTCGGATCTGACCTCCGTCTTCTTGTGCTCGAGGAGCCGACAGCCGGAATCGATATCGCCGCCAAAGCAGACGTTCATAATCTACTGCGCAAATGCACAGGCAAGGGATGGGGGATCCTTCTTGTGTCCAGCGATCTCGAAGAAGCGATCGCCCTCAGCGACCGCATTCACACGATGTTCGACGGACAGTGCGTGCGCACTTACAGCGCGCCGACCACTGGCGACATGTCTTCGATCTCGGCGGATGTGGTGGGCGCGACACAGGCAAAAGACAGGGAGGAAATACTATGAGTTCGCAAATCAGTATCAACCAGGCTAGTCCTCCAAAGGTGAGGCATCTATTTGGACAGATCGGCTATGCCGACTTGATGTTACCATTGCTTATACTATTGCTGGCGCTGGTTGCAGTGATGATCGAGCCGCGTTTCCTTTCAACAAACAACCTGCTCAATCTCCTTCGGCAATTGACACCATTGCTGATTTTCGCCGCAGCGCAAGGCATTGTGATCATGTCTGGCGGGCTGGATCTTTCCCAATCGTCCGTGTTGTCGGTTGCCGGTGTCGCAGGCGTCCTGGTAATGCCGGAACTGGGTATTGGCGTCGGCGTCTGCGTGATGGTTGCTGTTGGTGCGTTTTGTGGGCTCTTCTCGGGATTCGTCGTCGCCGCTACAGGGGCAAGTCCGCTCATCGTCACCCTATCCGCCCTTTCCATCACACAGGCTTTCGCTCTGATTTTGGCGAATGGCGTGCCGATATATGACGTTCCCGGCGAATATACCGATCTGATCGGCTTTACCTCGCTTGCCGGAATCCCGGTCATGGTTGTGATCGGCCTGGCGGTCTTGGCTTGCTGTTGGGTCCTGCTGCGCTTTACCGTTTTTGGACGGTACGTGTACGCAATGGGTTCGAACTATTCCGCAGCTTTGCATTCAGGCGTCGATGTCCGGTTTTACACGGTGCTCGTCTATGTTTTGAGCGGCACCTGCGCTGGGATCGGCGCGGTTGTCGTGACCGCCTGGACAAGCGCTGCCCAACCAATCGCAGCACCGAATCTCGCTTTGCAGGCCCTTGCCTCCGTTGTCCTTGGTGGGGTGGCCCTCAAGGGCGGCAGCGGTGGAATGATACATGTGGTCTTCGGCGTCGTCACGCTCGGGATGCTCTCGAATGTCCTGAACATGATTGGCGTGTCCGCCTATTTCCAGACTTTGGCGGTCGGCCTCGTCATTCTGTTGGCAGTTTGCCTCGACCGGCTCCGGCAACGCTCGGCTCGCCGCTAAGAGTTCCCCGAGCTCGCATCCCACGTGGGTGGCGCAGTGCCCACCCATCCCCTCAGACAGGAGTAAATTGATGAAGTTTGTTACATTCCAGAATCGGGGCAATACTGCCGTCGGCGTTTTGATCGATGACGGTTCTCGCCTGGTCGATCTTACCGCGGCGGGCCTTGCAACAGATATGCAGGATCTGATCGAAAACTACGATCAGCGCACTGCCCAGATCGCGAGGCTTGTTCAAGAGAAAGCCAGCGCATTGCAGCTCTCCGAGGTGGAACTTCGCGCCCCGATCCCGACCCCTCGCCGGAACATCTTCTGCGTCGGCAAGAACTATCATGAACATGCTGCAGAGTTCGGACGCAGTGGCTTCGACGCAGGATCGATCGGCGGCTCCGAAGTTCCGGAATATCCGATCATCTTCAGCAAACCGCCATCATCGGTGATCGGCCCCGGCGCGACGATCGAGTGGGCGAATGATCCCTATCAGTCGGTGGACTATGAAGCCGAGCTTGCTGTCATCATCGGTCGTGCCGGCCGGGTCACGGAAAACCATGATCCGATGGATTTTGTATTCGGATACACGATCATCAACGACGTGACATCGCGTGAACTGCAGAAACGCCATAAGCAGTGGCTGCTCGGCAAAGGAATCGACACCTTTGCGCCCATGGGACCTGCGATCGTAACCCGGGAAGCAATGGGCGACATTTCTTCCAGAGGCATTCGCTGCCACGTGAATGACGAGCAGCGTCAAAACGCTCGGATTGGCGACCTGATCTTCGACATTCCGACGCTGGTACGAACAATCGGCCGCTCAATCTCGCTGGTAGCCGGCGACATCATTGCAACTGGTACCCCGGTCGGTGTCGGCATCGGCTTTACCCCGCCGAAATACCTCAACCGCGGCGATCGCGTTCGCGTCGAAATCGACGGTATCGGGACGCTCGAAAACCCGGTCGGATAATCATCGCACATCGAAGATAGGAGTACACAATGGGCGAAATCAATATTTACAATCCGGAGAAGCTTGGCCCGCCAATGGGTCAGTACACACATGTCACGCGCGTAAAGGCGAACGAGTTTCTGTTCATCGCCGGGATGCTTTCCGGTGACTCCGCCGGAAATGTCATAGGTGAGGGCGACTTTGACGCCCAGACCGCACAGGTTTTCAAAAACGTGGAAGCCGCATTGGAATCTGCGGGGGCATCCTGGAGCAATGTCGTGCAATTCACGACCTATTTGGTCCACTCTCAGGACATTCCAAAGTTCATGGAATTCCGTCTGCGCGAATTTCCCAAGATGTTCCCTGACGGAAAATATCCACCGAACACTTTGCTGATGGTCGACCGGCTGGTGAAGGAACCCTTCCTCGTAGAGGTTCAGACGATCGCGGCACTTTAAGCGCGGCAACGTCACCGATCACGGTGAGCGGGCCTGGCCTTGTCGGGCGGGACCTGCTCTCCTTTCACCTTCAGACTGAAGAAAAATACCATGTCCATTTCGAAGATCCTTGTTGCCAACCGTTCCGAAATTGCCATCCGCGTGTTCCGCGCGGCCAATGAGCTGGGACTCAAAACGGTCGCGATATGGGCTGAGGAGGACAAACTGGCGCTGCACCGCTTCAAGGCGGACGAGAGCTATCAGGTCGGCCGCGGCCCGCATCTTGCCCGCGATCTCGGGCCCATCGAGAGCTATCTGTCGATCGACGAGGTGATCCGCGTCGCCAAGCTTTCCGGCGCCGACGCCATCCATCCGGGCTACGGCCTGTTGTCCGAAAGCCCGGAATTTGCGGAAGCCTGCGCCGCCAACGGCATCACCTTCATCGGCCCGAAGCCGGAGACGATGCGCCAGCTCGGCAACAAGGTGGCGGCGCGGAACCTCGCGATCTCGATCGGCGTACCGGTCGTGCCGGCGACGGAGCCGCTGCCGGATGATCCCGACGAGATCAAGCGGCTGGCCGCGGAGATCGGCTATCCGGTGATGCTGAAGGCCTCCTGGGGCGGCGGCGGCCGCGGCATGCGGGCGATCCGCGATCCGAAAGATCTGATCCGCGAGGTGACCGAGGCCAAGCGCGAGGCGAAGGCCGCCTTCGGCAAGGACGAGGTCTATCTGGAAAAGCTGGTCGAGCGTGCCCGCCACGTCGAAAGCCAGATTCTGGGCGATACCCACGGCAACGTCGTTCACCTTTTTGAGCGCGACTGCTCGATCCAGCGGCGCAACCAGAAGGTCGTCGAGCGCGCTCCGGCGCCGTATCTCACCGCTCAACAGCGCGAGGAGCTCGCTGCCTATTCGAAGCGGATCGCCGAGGCGACCAACTATATCGGCGCCGGCACCGTCGAATATCTGATGGATGCCGACACCGGAAAGTTCTACTTCATCGAGGTCAATCCGCGCATCCAGGTCGAGCACACGGTGACCGAGGTCGTCACCGGCATCGACATCGTCAAGGCACAGATCCACATCCTCGACGGCTATGCCATCGGCAGGCCGGAATCGGGCGTGCCGTCGCAGGAGAACATCCGCCTCAACTGCCATGCGCTGCAGTGCCGCATCACCACCGAAGATCCCGAGCAGAACTTCATTCCGGACTACGGCCGCATCACCGCCTACCGCGGCGCCACCGGCTTCGGCATCCGGCTCGACGGCGGTACCGCCTATTCCGGCGCTGTGATCACCCGCTACTACGATCCGCTGCTCGAGAAGGTGACGGCCTGGGCGCCGAACCCGGACGAGGCGATCCGCCGCATGATCCGCGCGCTCCGCGAATTCCGCATCCGCGGCGTCGCCACCAACCTGACCTTCCTGGAAGCGATCATCAGCCACCCGAGCTTCCAGGACAACAGCTACACCACCCGCTTCATCGACACGACGCCGGAGCTGTTCCAGCAGGTGAAGCGCCAGGACCGCGCCACCAAGCTTTTGACCTACCTCGCCGACGTCACAGTCAACGGCCATCCGGAGGCGAAGGGCCGGCCGAAACCCAACGACGACATCGCCGCGCCCGTCGTGCCGTTCATCAACGGCGAAGTGAAGCCGGGCACCAAGCAACTTCTCGATCAGCTCGGACCGAAGAAATTCGCCGAATGGGTGAAGGCTCAAGGCCAGGTGTTGATCACCGACACGACGATGCGCGACGGCCATCAGTCGCTGCTCGCCACCCGCATGCGCACCTACGATATCGCCCGCGTCGCCGGCACCTATGCCCGGGCGCTGCCCAATCTGTTTTCGCTCGAATGCTGGGGCGGCGCGACCTTCGACGTGTCGATGCGCTTTTTGACCGAAGATCCGTGGGAGCGGCTGGCGATGGTGCGCGAGGGCGCGCCGAACCTGCTCCTGCAGATGCTGCTGCGCGGCGCCAACGGCGTCGGCTACAAGAACTATCCCGACAACGTCGTCAAATACTTCGTCGCCCAGGCGGCGAAGGGCGGTATCGAC
The sequence above is drawn from the Sinorhizobium chiapasense genome and encodes:
- a CDS encoding substrate-binding domain-containing protein; the protein is MVSGISKYTLGFARIACAVVVGSLLASHSTLAEEPDRLAGIVEPVVATKPLKLGVTLVHLNDDFWKGIAYGIADEAKRSNVTVAQISIAGAYGNVTQQFSQIETLQSLGVDYIVLGAAAYKGYDPQLKRLKDAGIGVIAAGIPVDSKNVDFGVTQDDGAIGLGLAKEICAAAGPEKAGVIALPGPAGAEWARLRLDGFEQGLKACPDVTLVKGAVTGGLELEQGLTQASDMLQKNPDTKFIFTPVIPLGLGAAQAARQSGIQAQVVSATIVREALPLIKNDRLSALTSEPGILMGRLIVQFAIRDHEKLSKGDEFKTQGVAYPTIFTNNAVITKKNVDSYGYDVYDLPPKDWSLNIKQ
- a CDS encoding sugar ABC transporter ATP-binding protein, producing the protein MTPLLRLVDVSKSFGATRALRGVSIDIFPGEIHCIIGENGAGKSTLGRICGGFVRPDTGSFWYGGKEVPFFSPEEARAAGLAMVFQELSLAPDLSIQDNLFLGADPTRNPLRVLRRSRERSECQSVLEAVGLGRIEIKRPVGQLPPGQQQLVEVSKALARNPRILVLDEPSAMLSLAERKHLHGIMGELRANGTAIVFVTHHVAEVAELADRVTVLRNGALVESIAGRQTVDQIVERLGGGGIPAPHRPQRHVVQNPESGTADFLSIVVPRLDGSTEAIRVAPGEVVGLYGVIGCGSERIASIVSGQASDAASVAMKVEGQSIAVNTPVRARRLGIGHLPNGRAANGILPRRSISENLYLRPRSRKQRASLAPTGGDTDKELSEIGVRYGNAKDPITSLSGGNQQKVLIGRLLGSDLRLLVLEEPTAGIDIAAKADVHNLLRKCTGKGWGILLVSSDLEEAIALSDRIHTMFDGQCVRTYSAPTTGDMSSISADVVGATQAKDREEIL
- the pyc gene encoding pyruvate carboxylase, whose protein sequence is MSISKILVANRSEIAIRVFRAANELGLKTVAIWAEEDKLALHRFKADESYQVGRGPHLARDLGPIESYLSIDEVIRVAKLSGADAIHPGYGLLSESPEFAEACAANGITFIGPKPETMRQLGNKVAARNLAISIGVPVVPATEPLPDDPDEIKRLAAEIGYPVMLKASWGGGGRGMRAIRDPKDLIREVTEAKREAKAAFGKDEVYLEKLVERARHVESQILGDTHGNVVHLFERDCSIQRRNQKVVERAPAPYLTAQQREELAAYSKRIAEATNYIGAGTVEYLMDADTGKFYFIEVNPRIQVEHTVTEVVTGIDIVKAQIHILDGYAIGRPESGVPSQENIRLNCHALQCRITTEDPEQNFIPDYGRITAYRGATGFGIRLDGGTAYSGAVITRYYDPLLEKVTAWAPNPDEAIRRMIRALREFRIRGVATNLTFLEAIISHPSFQDNSYTTRFIDTTPELFQQVKRQDRATKLLTYLADVTVNGHPEAKGRPKPNDDIAAPVVPFINGEVKPGTKQLLDQLGPKKFAEWVKAQGQVLITDTTMRDGHQSLLATRMRTYDIARVAGTYARALPNLFSLECWGGATFDVSMRFLTEDPWERLAMVREGAPNLLLQMLLRGANGVGYKNYPDNVVKYFVAQAAKGGIDVFRVFDCLNWVENMRVAMDAVAQENKICEAAICYTGDILNSARPKYDLKYYTALAAELEKAGAHIIAVKDMAGLLKPTAARVLFKALKEATDLPIHFHTHDTSGIAAATVLAAVESGVDIVDAAMDALSGNTSQPCLGSIVEALSGSERDPGLNPEWIRRISFYWEAVRHQYAAFESDLKGPASEVYLHEMPGGQFTNLKEQARSLGLETRWHEVAQAYADANRMFGDIVKVTPSSKVVGDMALMMVSQDLTVADVENPAKDIAFPDSVVSMLKGDLGQPPGGWPEALQKKALKGEEPYTAVPGSLLPPADLDAERKAIEEKLGREVTDFEFASYLMYPKVFTDYALAAETYGPVSVLPTPAYFYGMAPGEELFADIEKGKTLVILNQAQGEIDEKGMVKMFFELNGQPRSIKVPDRNRGASAAIRRKAEAGNAAHLGAPMPGVISTVAVHPGQPVKAGDVLLSIEAMKMETALHAEKDGVIAEVLVRAGDQIDAKDLLIVYSF
- a CDS encoding RidA family protein; its protein translation is MGEINIYNPEKLGPPMGQYTHVTRVKANEFLFIAGMLSGDSAGNVIGEGDFDAQTAQVFKNVEAALESAGASWSNVVQFTTYLVHSQDIPKFMEFRLREFPKMFPDGKYPPNTLLMVDRLVKEPFLVEVQTIAAL
- a CDS encoding ABC transporter permease → MSSQISINQASPPKVRHLFGQIGYADLMLPLLILLLALVAVMIEPRFLSTNNLLNLLRQLTPLLIFAAAQGIVIMSGGLDLSQSSVLSVAGVAGVLVMPELGIGVGVCVMVAVGAFCGLFSGFVVAATGASPLIVTLSALSITQAFALILANGVPIYDVPGEYTDLIGFTSLAGIPVMVVIGLAVLACCWVLLRFTVFGRYVYAMGSNYSAALHSGVDVRFYTVLVYVLSGTCAGIGAVVVTAWTSAAQPIAAPNLALQALASVVLGGVALKGGSGGMIHVVFGVVTLGMLSNVLNMIGVSAYFQTLAVGLVILLAVCLDRLRQRSARR
- a CDS encoding fumarylacetoacetate hydrolase family protein, whose translation is MKFVTFQNRGNTAVGVLIDDGSRLVDLTAAGLATDMQDLIENYDQRTAQIARLVQEKASALQLSEVELRAPIPTPRRNIFCVGKNYHEHAAEFGRSGFDAGSIGGSEVPEYPIIFSKPPSSVIGPGATIEWANDPYQSVDYEAELAVIIGRAGRVTENHDPMDFVFGYTIINDVTSRELQKRHKQWLLGKGIDTFAPMGPAIVTREAMGDISSRGIRCHVNDEQRQNARIGDLIFDIPTLVRTIGRSISLVAGDIIATGTPVGVGIGFTPPKYLNRGDRVRVEIDGIGTLENPVG